Proteins found in one Cheilinus undulatus linkage group 9, ASM1832078v1, whole genome shotgun sequence genomic segment:
- the LOC121515073 gene encoding S-adenosylhomocysteine hydrolase-like protein 1 isoform X2, producing the protein MAKWDPCSNSSLTFKQPHWKQIQFTDQKQEFNQRPTKTGRRSLSRSISQSSTDSFSSVCSDSSEDESSPREKPQKSSSGFSDFCIKNIKQAEFGRREIEIAQQEMPALMVLRKKAGGEKPLTGAKVVGCTHITAQTAVLIETLTLLGAQCRWAACNIFSTQNAVAAALAEGGTSVFAWRGESEDDFWWCIDQCVAAETWQPNMILDDGGDLTHWIYKKYSSLFRKVKGIVEESVTGIYRLYQLSKAGRLCVPAMNVNDSVTKQKFDNLYCCKESILDGLKRTTDVMFGGKQVVVCGYGEVGKGCCAALKALGTVVHVTEVDPICALQACMDGFRVVKLSEVVRQVDMVITCTGNKNVVVREHLDRMKNGCIVCNMGHSSTEIDLACLRTAELRWERVRPQVDHVIWPDGKRIVLLAEGRLLNLSCSTVPSLVLSITATTQALALIELYSAPEGRYKQDVYLLPKKMDEFVASLHLPTFEAHLTELTDEQAKYLGISKHGPFKPNYYRY; encoded by the exons ATGGCCAAATGGGATCCCTGCAGCAACAGCAGCCTGACTTTCAAACAGCCACACTGGAAG CAAATCCAGTTCACTGACCAGAAGCAAGAATTCAATCAGCGTCCCACCAAGACTGGCCGTCGCTCGCTGTCCCGCTCCATCTCTCAGTCGTCCACAGACAGCTTCAGCTCAG TGTGCAGCGATAGTTCTGAGGATGAGTCTTCACCCAGAGAAAAGCCTCAGAAGTCCTCCAGCGGCTTCTCTGACTTCTgcatcaaaaacatcaaacaagCTGAGTTTGGACGCAGAGAGATCGAAATCGCTCAGCAAG AAATGCCAGCGCTGATGGTCCTGAGAAAAAAAGCAGGTGGGGAGAAACCTCTGACAGGAGCTAAAGTGGTGGGCTGCACCCACATCACTGCTCAGACAGCG gtgctgattgaGACCCTGACTCTGTTGGGGGCTCAGTGTCGTTGGGCAGCCTGTAACATCTTCTCCACACAGAACGCTGTGGCTGCTGCTCTGGCAGAAGGGG GCACCTCTGTGTTTGCATGGAGAGGAGAATCAGAGGATGACTTCTGGTGGTGTATTGACCAATGTGTTGCTGCAGAGACCTGGCAGCCCAACATG ATTCTTGATGATGGAGGCGACCTGACTCACTGGATCTACAAGAAGTACTCGAGTCTGTTCAGGAAGGTTAAAGGCATCGTAGAGGAGAGCGTCACAGGCATCTATCG GTTGTACCAGCTGTCAAAGGCAGGCAGGCTGTGTGTCCCTGCCATGAATGTGAATGACTCGGTGACCAAGCAGAAGTTTGACAACCTTTACTGCTGCAAGGAGTCCATTCTGGACGG GCTGAAGCGAACCACAGACGTCATGTTCGGGGGAAAACAGGTGGTGGTGTGTGGATATGGAGAG GTTGGCAAAGGTTGCTGTGCCGCCCTGAAAGCATTGGGTACAGTCGTCCACGTCACGGAAGTTGATCCCATTTGTGCCCTTCAGGCCTG CATGGACGGCTTCAGAGTGGTTAAACTGAGTGAAGTGGTCAGACAAGTGGACATGGTAATCACCTGCACAG gtaATAAAAACGTGGTGGTTAGGGAACACCTGGACAGAATGAAGAATGGCTGCATCGTCTGCAACATGGGACACTCCAGCACTGAGATAGATTTG GCGTGTCTACGGACTGCAGAGCTGAGGTGGGAACGTGTGAGGCCTCAGGTGGACCATGTGATCTGGCCTGATGGCAAGAGGATTGTCCTGCTAGCAGAG GGCCGGTTGCTGAACCTGAGCTGCTCCACGGTGCCTTCACTTGTCCTCTCCATCACTGCTACAACTCAG GCTCTGGCTCTCATAGAGCTCTACAGCGCTCCAGAGGGACGATATAAGCAGGACGTCTACCTGCTGCCAAAGAAGATGG aTGAATTTGTTGCCAGTCTGCACCTTCCCACCTTTGAAGCCCACCTCACAGAGCTGACGGATGAACAGGCCAAATACCTGGGCATCAGCAAACACGGGCCCTTTAAACCAAACTACTACAG GTattaa